ctgctaaattagggacggctagcacagatagccctcgagtagctttgtgcgaaattcaaacaaaacaaacaaatctttactgTAGACCAAATCTGAATTCATGAACTTCCCTAGTGCTAAGGCCGTTCACAACTTATAATATACACAtgctgtttgaagttaagcacaaagcaacacaatgctcatcacgagtatcgaaacccggtttctagcgttgcaagttcggagacataccgctttgccactggggggggggcaaCAAATGCTAGCCCAGGCATAAGTGTTCAAAAGTTATGGCACTTGTATAAAGTTATCAAGGGATTGGTTTAACCATATATTTTCATGCTTAATTTTATATTCCTGTATAGGTACACTGTGGAATGGAGTGGAAAGGATGGATTGAATCCAGAAGCTCACAAAGATTATCTTAAGCACTTCACGTCTCACTTCTACAGGCATATTATCAAACTCGTGGACCGCGCCATGAGGAAAGAAGACCTCAGTTCCCAAGGTCAAATCGTAACTGAAATCCTTCAACATCTTCACGCATGTAATAACGCTGTTCAAATATTCCAGGGGAGGAAGGAAGAACTGGAAGCCATACGACAATATATTAAAGGCTCTTCTGACCAACCATATATTTTACACGGCGAGGGAGGGTGTGGAAAGACATCTTTATTAGCTAAGGCCGCTAGTATGGTTCCTTTGTGGTGTGGCCAAGAAATAAAACCTGTCATTATCTTGCGCTTTCTCGGGACTACGCCCGATAGTTCCAGTATTGTTCCTATGTTGACTAGTATCTGCGAACAGATATCCTACAATTTCATCCTTCCCTGGACAGATATACCTGATGATCTTGTTCCTCTTATTGCATTCCTGAAGCGACTTCTTGCCCAAGTAACAAAAGAACAAcctctgtatatttttattgacTCTATTGACCAACTGTCCGGACCGAATGAGGCTAATAAACTATCCTGGTTGCCCACACACCTTCCACCTTACGTTAAAATGGTAGTTTCCTCAGTATCTGGTGATAGTAAAGATTACCGGCTTATTCAACGCATGCTAGAGAACAGTGAACAATTCTTGGAAGTGAAGCCTTTGGGAGTAGACTTAGCCATCACTGTAATCCAATCTTGGTTAAAGGGAGTTTGTCGGGACTTAAATGCTTACCAATGGAAAGTGGTTCGTAGTGCTCTTGTGCGCTGTAGTCTACCAATTTTTGTCAAATTAGTATTTGCAGAAATCTGTCGATGGAAATCTTATTCCAAAGCAACAGAAACTACATTAGCATCAACTGTTATGGACAGTATTATGAAATTATTGGATAGGATTGAGATGCAGCATGGTAAAACACTTGTATTTCATGCACTAGCTTACATAACAGCCTCAAAGAGTGGGCTGAGTGAGAGTGAGTTAGAAGATCTCATATCTCTAGATGATAAAGTTCTGGATGACATATACCAGTATCATCTTCCACCAGTTCGACGTATCCCACCCTTGCTTTGGACAAGAATCAGAAATGATCTTCCCAATTATCTCACTGAAAGAGAGGCAGATGGTGTAAGTGTTCTCAACTGGTATCATCGACAATTTCGTGAGGCTGCATTGGAAAGATACTTTAAAAACCTTAATGCAGTCAGCTATTTCCACTCCTGCATAGCTGATTATTTTCTTGGGATCTGGGGTGGAGGAAATCCCAAACCTTTCAAATACACAGAAATACAGAGACATCGGTTTGGCATTAGTGGCAAAGAAGGCCAAGCAGACCGAAAAGTACCATTGCAGCCTTTAGTATTTTACAGCAATGATGGAAGAGTTGCTCGGTACAACCTTCGTAAGTTTGGAGAAATGGCTTTCCATTTAATTCGTTCACGAAGATTTGATGATCTTTTTGAGCATGTCCTGTTCAACTATCAGTGGCTCCACAGCAAAATGAGCAGCTGTCCAATTCAAGCAGTAGTGGCCGACTTTGAAGATGCAAGAGAATACCTTACTGAAAAAGAGGCTATGAGGGAAGTGATTCTCGTTGCAGATGCCATACGGCTTGGTGGAGCAATACTTAGTCAGTATCCTCATATGCTAGCATCACAAGTTGTTGGTAGACTCTTGCCAGTAAAAGATATGCATAAAAACGTAAGTTCTTTAATTAAACAGTGTGATGAGCTTGGCCCACAACACTGTGCACTAATTCCAGCATACCATTGCCTTCATACTCCAGGTGGACCTCTGAAATATTCTCTTGAGGGGCATCAATTTGCTATTTTTGGATTTGCTCTAACATCTGATCTCCGTTATGTGCTGTCTGTATCCAATAGGTTTATCATGTGGGACTTGTCAACGGGAGAAGTGACAAGAGACATCAATCCAAATATTCAAGGCATCATGCAAACATTAGCTCTCAGTCCTGATGACAAGTTTGCAGTTACGTTCACAAACTATGACGAAATATTAATCCTTAATCTACTAATAGGTGAAGTTCAAAGTTTGAAAGAAACATTTCCTCCTGAAGAACATCTGGTAGGTGTTTCtataacagaaacatttttaGCTGTTTGGACTGAGAAAAACTGGTGTATTTTCTCACTAGCTACTGGGAAAAAAAAGGATTCCCGGGAACTTCTGGACGTCAATTACTCAATTATATCTGTGATATTTGTCAGTTTAGCCGAGTATCATATTGCACTTAGGGCTTCAGATGGTGAAGAATGTGATATCATGCTTTGTACTGTAATTAGAGGTAGAAAACTAACTGATCTGAAACTATGTGGAGGTCTTGTGTTTAACAAAGAAAAGGATTTGGTGTTTATTAGTGAGCGAAATGATTCAGGGTATGATGTTATGGTGTATAAAATTCATACAGATGGGTGGATATATGAACAAAATATAGCTACCAATGCAAACAGAGTTCTAGAGCTTAGTCTAACACCTGAAGATAGATTTCTTGTTGCAATTCAAGTGTGTGGTTTCACCCTCTGGGATCTCaatgaaaacagaaaactaaCTTTAGAACTACCTCACGGAGTGCGAAATATTTCTACAAAACCTCTACATTCCCAGAGCAGTTTGGTTCTTACAAGGTACAATCAGTATGCAATTGGTGGTGTAAGGAAAAATTTGTATGTGTGGGACACTACAGAAGGTCAGATACTTAAAGTTCTAGATGCTCATTTTGGAAGAATTCTTCATCTTGAACCTTTGATAATCGATGAGTTCAATGGCATTGTGTCCTCTTCCATTGATCGCACAATTAAAGTGTGgaacattaacaatatttttgaacaAGTTCATCTAATGGATCGTATGGAAATGCCAATCGATTCCATCAGTATTTCTAAAACTGGTGAAATTGCTATCACGGTAACTCGAAGTTGTGTTGGTATTTGGTGTCTTAGTACCGGAAAATTATGGGCAAAATTGGCTGATAGTCCCGTTGGAGCCATAGTTACTCATgctgtaataacaaacaactctCGTTACGTTGTAAGTGTGGAAACTGGTCATGTTTTGCTATGGAGTTTGGAAAAGGCTTGCGTTGCGTGGCGTCACGAACAGAAGAACGTACGCCAGTTGCTTTTAATGATGGAAGACACGCGAGTTCTGGCTGTTTCTTTGATCACAGATTCAGAGGCAAAGTGTGTTGTGCGAAAACTTCCAGAAGGAAATATAGCATACTCCTTCAACTTTCCAGTTCTTCTATTTAAAGCAGCTGTAATTTCAACAGATGGTCATTATCTCGTATTAGTTAGCATGGAGAAAGGACGTGAATGCATTTCCGTCCACCAAGTTAAAAATGGAGTTTTACTTCATAAGATCCCTCTAAAGCTTAACCTTATACGTGGATTCTCCCACATTTGTGCTTATCCTGCTAAGGGCTATCTTATAGCATTAGTTGGAACAGACAGATCGCATGTTATTGATGTCAAAACGAGAAAATTTGTCAGATCAGTCAACAAGTGGAATGGATGTTCTACTACAGAGGGGAAGTATGGTCTATATGCACCTTCAAGAGGAGGACTCGAGCTGCTAGAACTCCGCCATGGGAACACAGTACACATGCTTCTTCCTCGTGTAAGTGAAGGTGTCTTTAGTGTCACAACATTATTTACAACCAATAATGAATACGTAGTTTATTATCACAGCGGCAGAAAAACCATTCGGCTTTTCCGTGTAACTGATGGGAAAATGATCGCTAATTACCGGTTGTCAGCAGAGAGCAGCTGTATCAATAGCACTCCTGACGGTAAGTCTCTAGTGGTAGGCGCGGTGGATGGAAGTGTGATTGTGCTGGTCATTGTCGACCCCATGAACCCCGAATGTCAGGAGCATCTTATGTCATTGCCCAGCAGAACAAGCGATGGACCACACGTTGGAAAATCCATTATGACATTTAGAACTACTGCTCATATGATAGCGATTGCAGCTCGCTCCAAACTATCGGGACAGGATGACAATCAGCCGTCAAGAACATGCGTTTTATCGTAATGTACTACTGTTGTAAGCCTTAATTAATCGTTACGTAATCCAAGGTACATTTTTCAAACTTAGAATAAGAAGCCGCTTTCTGGAGTATGACGGAAGAATTTCAGTTAGACGTTTTGAAGTTAAAGTACAGAGgttatattgtaataaagtggtctttaaaactatttaaatattcttacAGTGAAACACTGATGATAGTTAAGAATATTTCTAACGTATGAAGCACACTATATGAAGCTACACATTTATgtcattttctaaaattataacgAAAATTTCATGTTCaccaaattataaaactgtacaaaaacattttcattttactcGCAAAGAGTATTATAGTTAGTACAGGCCAGTTTACTTTtggtatattttattgaataaacttaTCCATAAGAGAATGTATATCATTTACGCTGTCTGCTCCAAACAACCATATTGCAACATTATGATCAGAAAGCTACATCACGGCACAACTATTTCTTAGTTCTTTACTCGGCTTTCTTGTAAACTTTATGACAGAGTCGCATATAAAAAGGTGAAGGTCAAAGGTCACgtacaaaatgaaacattttccatgtttgcaagcttattgatttttattttctaatgaacGAAACGGTTTAAAAGTGTTGTGGTTTCTCCATGGAAATAAATTGACGAggctgaaaaataaaacagaaaattgaAAGTACTGCGAGAAATCAGACTTTTTATTTCGACGTTATATTTTCAGTCGCAGAAAATTAAAACAGGACAAGTGACAACAATATCATGTGTaatgtgtttgaataaaataccAAATATCTTTTCTCTCTCTCACGTGATACGAAATATGATAAGTAAACTTTTACAAATTAGAATGCTTTGCGTACACACATACTCTATGAAAGTCCGCACTTCCATTGTTTTCTCCCCTGGCATCAGTAGGTTATACAAACCATAATCGTGCTTTACGCTGAATTGCTCTCATAAATTTCATCACTTTTCAAAGACTTTCTAAACACTGTCAGAATGTTTTTAAGCACTTCTTAGAAGTTAAAATCTACATCAAAATCAATCGAATTCcactgaaattttataaaatttccgTTTCATATAAATGTGGACTAAGAAGAAAAGAAAGGCTTTATTTATTATGCTCAACTTCGCAACATACATTAAATTTAGGTGTATCGATATATCCTgctatgataatattttaaagtacttttcTAAAAAAAGTGCCTTTTTTCAAGCACTTTCAAAACCTAAAAATTCCATTTTCAATTTCAAGGAGGCGCGTGCTCGTGCATTATAGGATTTGAAGAAACTAAtcacttatatatgtaaaaacggctggtatgggttgagaaaattctatgttcgctcctctacatagatcAACTcacaccagctgtttttacatatatatttttcgctacaagtgggttttatcgtcaTCACGGAAAACTAATCACTTATTCTACTTCCTACAAATTCCAAAATTAGCTTTATTACGGTGATAGCTGTCACTGTTGTTCcgatgaaaaaaaatgttacataccgagagagagagaaaagcaCTGAAACACGTTCCAACTTAAAGTTGGATGACATTTCTCAAATAGAATTTGTTTTCGATTTCTCGTACGTTAAGAGAAGTTAAGGAAGAAATAGTCTAAAgtgatacaaaataaataattaatacttcTCAGAATAATTCCGTATAATAAGATTAATACTtctgaaaagtattttaacagtTGTAATATTACCTTTGACACTTAACTGAAATATTCCGTTTTGTGTCGCAAGGAGCAATATCATTCCGAACTTGAACACTGCTATgaattacgagggctgttcaaaaaatacgcggactgtttgaattgcgcggctcagGTTGGTTCAAGGGGAATCCGcatggtgtcgctaggttcgcacagatcagctgattacgacgccatttctcgattgcagatatcttcatttgagTTTTAGctacgacttgctgtgaaattttgtgttaaacttggaaaatctgcgactgaaactttttctatgcttaacacggcttacggtgatgttgctatgaatcgtacggcatgtttcaagtggcatgaacgttttaaggatggtcgacagtccattgaagatgatgagcgtcctggacgtccttccacgtcaactgacgacccacacgtcgacaaaatcaacaccctggtgcaggcaaatcgacgtctgactgtcagggagcttgctgaagaatgtgggatatcagttggaccttgttacgagattttgaccgaaaaattgaagatgcaccgcgttgctgcgaaattcagccctcagaactcgtgagtttttggccaaacactcgatcaatgttcttccccaccccctctactcacctaaccttgctccttgcgattttttcttgttccccaaactcaaaagacccttgaaaggaagaagatttgagacgattcccgaaattaaggcaaatgcgacgaaggagctggaggacattacaaaagaagcgtaccaggactgtttcaacaagtggaaacaccgttgggataagtgtgtgcgttggggaggagagtactttgaagggatccaagacctgtaacttctaaataaagtacattttgttttatgacgtcagtccgcgtattttttgaacagacctcgtagctTTTCTTATTACCTCGATGCAATATATTACTgtgaataaacatttgtaaagtaaTGATTGTGTAAAGTGAAAGATTACGTTTATGATGTGAATTTTTTTTCGTAATGATTATGTTCACAGTGTGATTTTTTATTGTACAAGTTAGCTTTTATAAAGAATGAAAGGaggtgaaacattttataaacattgcaagaattatgcaaaaaaaatactttattttacacaCAGTACAACCATTAGATTGTAGAGAAAAGTCTCATACTCATTTGTACCTGATTAGTGCTTAACTGTTATGGACAACATTCGTAATTGGGGTAATACTGAACCTAGCTACAATTAACATGACATCTGCCTTTTTGAGATGTCCAAATAAAAACAGAGAGAAAACGGTTTTTTCACAATTTAAGTTTCAAGTTTTTCACCCAAATGTACACGAAACACcaccttgtttttttttacaagatttGTATTACACAATTTTTAACTTCATACCATTATTGACTAGGTTGCTGTACGAATAAGTAAACTGACTTAGCTCTAATATCTTTTATCAAGATAATCAAATTTTTCACGTTATATTGTATATTCTATCGCTGTAACCAATgtaagaataaataaactaattatgtcCTAATAACACTTATCaagataattaaattttacattatattctatattaaataaaactgattatgcCTTGAAAACATTTATCCAGATAATTAAATTTTTACGTTATATCATATTTTCTACCATGCCAAACCAGTGTAAGAATAAACTGATTATGTCCTAATAACATTTATcaagataattaattttttatgctaTATTGTAATTTCTATCAGCTTAAACCAATGTAAGAAtagacaaagaaacaaactaattaaactttaataacatttatcaaGATACTTGAATTTTTacgttatattgtattttctttcacCCTAAACCAATGCAAAGCCACAAAATTTAATTGATGATTCTGTAAATTGAAGTATGTAACGATATTATGCTCAAGgcaaattaattttatactgaTGTTCATCATGCTTTGACACGTTCACTTCAAGTATGTCATGTTTGCAAGGCAACTGTAAAGTAGCTTAGAGTAAGACTATAGCCTGACATtaagtaaaaagtaaacaaattagaTCAAAATATTCATTTGATGATTTACTAATACTGAAGTTATCCATAATTAAGATTCAGTACTGACAAGAAGGACTAATCTATttaagaaacattatatatagttacacgtatattttattcaattctTGCTAATTAGGGATGAGTTTTCCTGAACTAAAAATAGACAAGAGATTAGCTGTAAACATTTTACTATTTCTACACCCAAAATGTGACTACAGTGGACATATTCAGAATAACTCAGTTCATACTGACGTTACAATAAACTCATTATATCTACTTTGACATACCAGATTCATTcacttaacttttatcaaaatactaaCAGTAAAAATGAACAACTCACagaatattaatacataaatctCTTAATTCACATAAATACAGAATCACAACTAGCAACATGATACATATGAATTCCTTTTAAATGTTAACTAAGTTATTAGTTCAAATGAGAGAGCAACAATGCATATACCTAAGGCAGATATAAACATCTTTTTCTGCACTTCTTAAGAAAAACAATCAATgaatatatttatctaaatattttataatatgaaattattttttaattaagaaaaaacattttaataacactGGTTGTATAGAACTTAAAATTCtttgattttacaatattataaacaatcTGAGAAGACATGGCAAATACAAGCATACCAAAATTATTATCCCagtctttacaagaaacaaaaataagttttaagaacTTCTAAATACAGCATTTCAACATATATCAACACACGAATGATAGAAAGAATTgccacagaaaatattaaaataggtaGATTAATATTCTCAGAATGTAATAGAGAGTAAGCACATCAACATTAGTTATGACACTGCAGGATTTGAATGGTAAAGATTAATAGTGTTTATAAAAAGTCATTATGGCTATTCATCTCATGATAGAAGTAGTCTAGCATATATATCGGCAGAGAAAACTCAttcaactctggtctttataaaAATCTATAGAatataaataggaaaaaaataaagaacaggAAGGGTAAttcacatttaaaacaaaaattattttaactaagcACAGACCACATGCTTCTGTCTAAATTTAAGAAGACtcattttgatataaatacatgtttttataagttcagacaattttcttaaaatttttcaCCTCAACCACAATACCAGGGTAAGAACGAAGAAGTATTCAGATTGACATTTCATCTTcatgtaaaacaataacaaaataatcaagGAAACCACTATAGAAATTGTAACTATGCTCAACCTACactactgtaatttattttcatgcatGTATATGTATAAGACACATTTCTACATTAAGTTGAAAGAAAATACCAATATACATACTATATCTTTACTATAATGCCAATCCTCTCTTAAACACTCACAAGTCTGAGAAAAAAGAATTTAATGTTACTTATTACAAGAGCTAACAACCACATTTTTCCTTCCAAAATTAAAcatcaaataaattttctttttaagacCTTGTAATCAACTTCTACAAgaaatgttataatgtatacTTTTTTCATGACTCTCTTGAAAACAGTAAAATTGATCATTTCCAAAATTCAAggtgttaaaacattatttacccttgcacatttttttttttataaaaatataataaaatatagtattgtTAAGTGGATATAAAAGGAGGCACTGAAAGATAGGGAGAAAATTTTAGCTAGTTTATACAGAAAGTTCAACATAGAGTTGTTCTTTAATACAGATGTAGCCAACTATTTCActgattacattttaatgaatttgCTGTTTGTTAACAAAATCAAATGTATTCTGACAACTGAATGCAAATAGGTACATCATGCTCAACAATCcttgtaaagaaaagaaaagcaaCATGCATTTAAACTTTCAACTAGATTTTCTTTGATTGGTGTTTAATAAGTATgagatttttatatttaaagcatTTTGATTGAAAATTATAACCTTAAGTAGAAAACAGGttatcacaaaacaaataaatgttatagAATTGCAACTCTAATAAAGTCTCAATCGTACAAGATTTGGATAGGAGTATTAACACACTAACAAAAATGGTTGAAATCTATACTAaaagtatgatgtgtgactacagcataacactaaataatttttacaacacTGCAACCAACCTCAAGTTGAACACTATTTTAAGTTGTCACTTCAGTAAGTCACATCATAGGAAGTTCTTCATTTGTAAGAAAAGTCCTAaaacttagttttgttttctctctATCATATTTCACAAAGGAACAAAAGACATTTGTGAAAATTATATTGTACCTACTCTATAAATTCTTTGCTTTTATGAACTTACTGTACTACATAATTTATTTCAGTACATTTCAAGTGTTTAAAAGATGCTTGTTCAGTTACCATGTTATACAAAATCTAGGTATCATCTTTATCATTAAACAGTTATAACCACAAGCTCACTTCTATTTTGACTACCTTTATGATTTTCTGTACctttacaaatgttattttttttattgtgatagtGACTTTCTAACATTGCAGTAACAATACTTcctaaaaatatcatttaatccCTCAAGAGAAACATAGCAAAGCACAGTGTACATAACAATTCTTGgtaatttaatgaaaacatcTTTCTCTGTAGTGTATACAATAAGCAGCTAAGAAAGCAAAAAGAAAGATTAACTTAACAGCATAAAAATTCAAGCTGAAAAACTCAATTAATAAATCAGAAACCCAAGCATTTTCAAAAGTTAGATCTTCTTAAGTATCCAGATTATTGGGTCTGTTACACAGGACCcaaattacaaactaaatatttaatgatacaaAAGAACTACTTAAAACATCATATGTcatgtttctttatgtacttgTAAGATTAAAATCAGTTTTACAATGGTTTTCATTACAGAatgatttcaaacaaatataaacactaatCTTTGCAAACGTTATAGAGACACAATACAATTTAATTCATACCTCACAAATATTTCAGAGTggttgttaataaattatttccagTAATTTAAAAGGTATCACACtattatttctcattaaaaaaaacaaaaagctttTGGCAAACAAAACTGACcagaaaagtaatattgtaaaaCTTGAAAGTTTCAGATACCTAAATAAAAAACAGGAACTGTCTATGATTGCCAAACAATAGTGCAATGTCACACAATTTACTCACACATGTACAAGTATTATGCTGCCTGCTGTTCAACATAAGTTATTACAGTTCCGTGTAGAGTACTTCTGTTTTCCATGTTCACTGATAACACAAACATGCtgcataaaaatgaagaaatatacaaacattttcaaaagtaAGCAAATTACTATGCAATCCACATTTAAACACACATATAGTACTGGAAATAATTTTGGAAACTCTCCAATGACACATACAGAAGTTAAGAACAAGGTAATATAGCATGAAGTTAGTAAACTTGTAATGGttcaaacataaacacaaaaaattcaAAAGGAAAGCTAATAAGTTGTGTAATTAAATACTGAGCTTGTTATCTTGCAtatagcattacattatattttcatGCTGCTATATAGTTTACCATTATACAACTATATAAGGTTATTTAAAACATCCATTAGTACTTTCCACATTTCAACTATACTGTTTAATTGCCTCTTGATTTTAtcacttttcataaacatatgcTCAACCTAAAGAACGTTCACATCAGGACTTTATACAGACTAAATCACAGTTGCAAATGTTGCATTAACTTTTTTACAATCATGATCAGGgggtgggcaactccatggccaGCTCAAGTTTAGGAATCGATTGtttccatcatttatttattttttaattgcaaacttgataatcagcaactgcactgcctcataTCATCTCTAATGTTGCatgcttcatcactgccacagactccacCCATTTTGTAACACCAGtttggtttagatgtttgttatcgagtgtgtgTTGTTTTGCATGTGcttgcaaacatttttattgtgcaactttcaagtgtttaaatatattttgattttaatcccctaatatggataagtggacaattcaaaaatgaaagaatccagatgatggtgaacactcaggaAATAAAGACAATTCAATTGATTCTGACATTACTGCCTAAAATAGAACGGTgagtgactggaaaaacgtgaaacgaaaATTCAATGAGAGTTGAGAGTTCAAATTTGTAGTggttgaagcaaataataagccagtgtgtcttttgtgtaacaaagttttttaggaataataaagtacacaaccttaagcaacactaacaattttcacaacaaatttgTTGTAAAACTTCCAGCTGATGGCCAAAATCATATAAATGAAATTAgctgtctgaaagcacaacttcatgaacaaaagggaggcctaaaaatgttttatttatcattgaTAGAACTAGTTACATTAGCTAGATATAAGGTAGCTTTGATTCCAGCCCAAAAAAAgtgaaatcattttctgatgctgattTAGTAGAAGAAATGATTTTTTGTGATTGAAACTGTTGGAGCATTACAATATTCTTAAATAGAGGTAAATAACATGCAATTAAGTCAAAAAACAATTGTCTGCAGCATGCTAGAGTTAGCAAAAgacagaaaatcagttgcttgaacaactaatagactgtttgtatttttctttaacattagataagtcaacagatgttagtgacactacACAGTTGACATTTTGGGTTTGATATGTAACTTCaaatcttcaagtgagggaagaaatgcttggcctttgtggattacaaGATTGAACATATGGAAAAAAACATCTTTGTAAAATTTCTTGAAGTGTCAAAAAACTTCaatcttaattttgaaaaaatggTTTCTGTCTCAACAGACTGTGCTTCCACCATGACTGGGGCAAAATTAtatgatttgtttctcttttgaagcagcatctAATTGCAAATAATGTGGAGTCCACGCTGCAATCTTTCCACTGCATCTTGCATCAGGAa
This genomic window from Tachypleus tridentatus isolate NWPU-2018 chromosome 10, ASM421037v1, whole genome shotgun sequence contains:
- the LOC143230335 gene encoding NACHT and WD repeat domain-containing protein 2 isoform X1, whose protein sequence is MDERAIDKIFAGCLDELPPVSSKIVRIFTSSTFTDMSMERNTLMEEVYPRIKEYCRERHGLEFQVVDMRWGVRDEATDDHMTTELCMNEIKNCQRVSMGPNFVVFLAQKYGYRPIPTKIDAKEFLLLRDALVSIGTDVSLLDKWYQEDTNSVPSEYVLQPISSILFNFNNKRVPKLQAQDQATWWDTLSKLQKLLRKAAQSLHTAGKLDDEATHNYMMSVTEREVINGILNTRNTRSHCLAYVRQINNINMANLRVASQFIDISNRTVDAEAQKLLSNLRDERLPAKIEHPNYIKYTVEWSGKDGLNPEAHKDYLKHFTSHFYRHIIKLVDRAMRKEDLSSQGQIVTEILQHLHACNNAVQIFQGRKEELEAIRQYIKGSSDQPYILHGEGGCGKTSLLAKAASMVPLWCGQEIKPVIILRFLGTTPDSSSIVPMLTSICEQISYNFILPWTDIPDDLVPLIAFLKRLLAQVTKEQPLYIFIDSIDQLSGPNEANKLSWLPTHLPPYVKMVVSSVSGDSKDYRLIQRMLENSEQFLEVKPLGVDLAITVIQSWLKGVCRDLNAYQWKVVRSALVRCSLPIFVKLVFAEICRWKSYSKATETTLASTVMDSIMKLLDRIEMQHGKTLVFHALAYITASKSGLSESELEDLISLDDKVLDDIYQYHLPPVRRIPPLLWTRIRNDLPNYLTEREADGVSVLNWYHRQFREAALERYFKNLNAVSYFHSCIADYFLGIWGGGNPKPFKYTEIQRHRFGISGKEGQADRKVPLQPLVFYSNDGRVARYNLRKFGEMAFHLIRSRRFDDLFEHVLFNYQWLHSKMSSCPIQAVVADFEDAREYLTEKEAMREVILVADAIRLGGAILSQYPHMLASQVVGRLLPVKDMHKNVSSLIKQCDELGPQHCALIPAYHCLHTPGGPLKYSLEGHQFAIFGFALTSDLRYVLSVSNRFIMWDLSTGEVTRDINPNIQGIMQTLALSPDDKFAVTFTNYDEILILNLLIGEVQSLKETFPPEEHLVGVSITETFLAVWTEKNWCIFSLATGKKKDSRELLDVNYSIISVIFVSLAEYHIALRASDGEECDIMLCTVIRGRKLTDLKLCGGLVFNKEKDLVFISERNDSGYDVMVYKIHTDGWIYEQNIATNANRVLELSLTPEDRFLVAIQVCGFTLWDLNENRKLTLELPHGVRNISTKPLHSQSSLVLTRYNQYAIGGVRKNLYVWDTTEGQILKVLDAHFGRILHLEPLIIDEFNGIVSSSIDRTIKVWNINNIFEQVHLMDRMEMPIDSISISKTGEIAITVTRSCVGIWCLSTGKLWAKLADSPVGAIVTHAVITNNSRYVVSVETGHVLLWSLEKACVAWRHEQKNVRQLLLMMEDTRVLAVSLITDSEAKCVVRKLPEGNIAYSFNFPVLLFKAAVISTDGHYLVLVSMEKGRECISVHQVKNGVLLHKIPLKLNLIRGFSHICAYPAKGYLIALVGTDRSHVIDVKTRKFVRSVNKWNGCSTTEGKYGLYAPSRGGLELLELRHGNTVHMLLPRVSEGVFSVTTLFTTNNEYVVYYHSGRKTIRLFRVTDGKMIANYRLSAESSCINSTPDGKSLVVGAVDGSVIVLVIVDPMNPECQEHLMSLPSRTSDGPHVGKSIMTFRTTAHMIAIAARSKLSGQDDNQPSRTCVLS